A single Lactuca sativa cultivar Salinas chromosome 8, Lsat_Salinas_v11, whole genome shotgun sequence DNA region contains:
- the LOC111881771 gene encoding membrane protein PM19L: MASGAGQPATFFLFFINLVLFLIITIIASWAVNHGIDDTHQQASVLSIPARIFPIYYPFGNMATGYVVILSLLAGVLGLATSLTGIYNVAQWNASNLYAASASSLLSWTLTLLAMGFACKEIEIGWTGNTLRVLETILIVVTGTQLFGMIAIHAGIEEVSRYGGGGRV, encoded by the exons ATGGCTTCTGGAGCTGGGCAACCTGCAacattcttcctcttcttcatcaaccTCGTGCTTTTTTTAATCATCACCATTATTGCTTCCTGGGCTGTTAACCATGGCATCGACGACACCCATCAACAAG CATCTGTTTTAAGTATTCCGGCAAGAATATTTCCGATATACTATCCATTCGGCAATATGGCCACGGGCTATGTCGTTATCTTGTCTCTTTTAGCTGGGGTTTTGGGCTTGGCGACCTCCCTCACCGGAATCTATAATGTAGCTCAATGGAATGCTTCCAATCTATACGCAGCTTCTGCTTCTTCTTTACTCAGTTGGACACTCACACTGCTTGCCATGGG ATTTGCCTGCAAAGAGATAGAAATCGGCTGGACTGGTAACACCTTG CGTGTTCTAGAGACAATCTTGATAGTTGTAACCGGGACACAGTTATTTGGCATGATTGCAATTCATGCAGGGATTGAAGAAGTTTCGAGGTATGGTGGCGGCGGAAGAGTCTAA
- the LOC111881778 gene encoding uncharacterized protein LOC111881778 → MEQLINFIIRPPRAEYNPKNDLLDPEFMLKGKWYQRKDLEVINSKGDVLQCSHYMPTVLPEGKPLPCVIYCHGNSGSRADASEAAIILLPSNITVFTLDFSGSGLSEGEHVSLGWYEKQDLKAVVDHLRADGNVSLIGLWGRSMGAVTSLMYGSEDPSIAGMVLDSPFSDLVDLMMELVDTYKYRLPKFTIKFAIQYMRKAILKKAKFDIVELNTIKVAKSSFVPVLFGHAVDDDFIQPHHSDRIYEAYMGDKNIIKFEGDHNSPRPQFYFDSINIFFHNVLQPPEDEVRRSLIDTSLSYLDKEFDMSEDEDNLIFAPQASSSTEEVIDQVRHKRPMSKIEVPCEMSSTYKQCNVEEEESTKGGVSSLSKMINFEFCNGSSYEHDDLTSIDDDEYVEYPLHNVDDIPCNKEEEERMLMEAVLLSLNQDATPLGDQQPIDPTACRSDESPSEVKSRCNATSSPSNATASVEDSGSNSRTSAGTIAASSSDDMADGIKATVTVVKSPSISIMDSFLRGWDLNFFKTR, encoded by the exons ATGGAACAGCTAATCAACTTTATCATTCGACCACCCAG AGCTGAGTATAACCCGAAGAATGATTTACTTGATCCAGAGTTCATGCTTAAAGGAAAATGGTATCAACGGAAAGATTTGGAG GTTATAAATAGCAAAGGCGATGTTCTTCAGTGTAGTCATTACATGCCAACTGTTCTCCCTGAAGGAAAGCCTCTGCCTTGTGTTATATACTGCCATGGCAACAG TGGGAGTCGTGCAGATGCTAGTGAAGCAGCTATAATATTATTGCCATCAAATATTACAGTTTTCACCCTCGACTTTTCTGGATCTGGACTCTCTGAAGGAGAGCATGTCAGTCTAGGGTGGTATGAG AAGCAAGATTTGAAAGCTGTGGTAGATCATTTGAGGGCTGATGGAAATGTTTCATTGATAGGCCTTTGGGGTCGATCTATGGGTGCTGTGACTag CCTCATGTATGGATCTGAGGACCCTTCAATTGCAGGAATGGTTCTTGATAGTCCTTTTTCTGATTTAGTTGATTTAATGATGGAACTTGTGGATACCTACAAATATCGTCTCCCCAAGTTTACT ATTAAGTTTGCTATCCAGTACATGCGGAAGGCTATTCTAAAAAAGGCAAAATTTGACATTGTGGAGTTGAACACCATAAAG GTTGCCAAGTCTTCCTTTGTTCCGGTTCTTTTTGGTCATGCAGTTGATGATGACTTTATACAACCACATCACTCCGATCGTATTTATGAGGCTTACATG GGTGACAAAAATATCATCAAATTTGAGGGTGATCACAACTCTCCACGTCCTCAATTCTATTTTGATTCTATTAACATATTTTTCCACAATGTCTTGCAACCTCCCGAAGATGAAGTTAGGAGAAGCTTGATTGACACGTCACTAAGTTACTTAGACAAG GAATTTGACATGAGCGAGGATGAGGACAATCTTATATTTGCACCTCAAG CATCAAGTAGCACCGAAGAAGTCATTGACCAAGTTCGTCATAAAAGACCAATGAGCAAGATAGAGGTGCCTTGTGAAATGTCATCAACGTATAAACAATGTAACGTAGAG GAAGAAGAAAGTACAAAGGGGGGTGTTTCATCATTGTCAAAAATGATTAATTTTGAGTTTTGTAACGGATCTTCTTACGAACATGATGACCTCACGTcaatagatgatgatgaatatgtTGAGTATCCACTTCATAATGTTGACGATATTCCATGCAACAAAGAGGAAGAAGAAAGG ATGCTCATGGAAGCTGTACTACTTTCTTTAAACCAAGATGCAACTCCTTTAGGTGATCAACAGCCTATAGATCCAACGGCTTGTAGAAGTGATGAGTCACCTTCTGAGGTAAAGTCTCGGTGCAATGCCACGTCATCACCATCAAATGCAACTGCGTCTGTGGAAGATTCTGGAAGTAACAGTAGAACTTCTGCTGGTACTATCGCCGCCAGCTCATCTGATGACATGGCTGATGGGATAAAAGCCACAGTGACAGTTGTGAAAAGTCCGTCTATTAGCATAATGGACAGTTTCTTACGTGGTTgggatttaaactttttcaaaaccagATAA